Proteins from a genomic interval of Sulfitobacter indolifex:
- a CDS encoding transglutaminase-like domain-containing protein, with amino-acid sequence MTPVDPLLSSTPLLDVRHPSLAALIADRGWGTLPLHDRIGAIYDFVRNEIDFGYNRADDIPASEVLNDRYGQCNTKGTLLMALLRAVGVRCRLHGFTIHKALQRGVVPELIYPIAPAEILHSWIEVETEAEWVDLEGFILDTSFLLALQRSFSETQSLCGYGAGTDCLSAPPVGWTGESTYIQKTGIARDFGTFDNPDMFYEHHRQALGPLRDWIYRHLIRHWMNARVRAIRAGRLPSVPGLSRPNHGHEEASRAA; translated from the coding sequence GCCACTCTTGGATGTCAGGCATCCTTCACTTGCCGCTCTGATCGCCGACCGGGGGTGGGGAACCTTGCCGTTGCATGATCGAATTGGTGCAATCTACGACTTCGTGCGAAACGAGATCGACTTTGGCTATAACCGCGCCGACGACATTCCTGCCTCCGAAGTACTCAATGACAGGTATGGACAATGCAACACGAAGGGAACGCTGCTGATGGCGCTTCTACGCGCTGTCGGCGTAAGATGCCGCTTGCACGGGTTCACAATCCACAAAGCGTTGCAACGGGGCGTCGTGCCTGAACTGATCTATCCGATCGCACCCGCAGAAATCCTCCACTCATGGATCGAGGTCGAGACCGAGGCAGAATGGGTCGATCTTGAGGGCTTCATCCTCGACACATCCTTCCTGTTGGCCTTGCAGCGGTCGTTTTCCGAGACTCAGTCCCTATGCGGCTACGGTGCCGGGACCGACTGCTTGAGCGCACCGCCAGTCGGATGGACGGGGGAGAGTACATATATCCAGAAGACCGGCATCGCCCGCGATTTTGGAACATTCGATAATCCTGACATGTTTTATGAGCACCATCGTCAGGCGTTAGGCCCGCTGCGCGACTGGATCTATCGGCACCTCATTCGCCATTGGATGAATGCCCGCGTCAGGGCGATCCGCGCTGGTCGTTTGCCAAGCGTTCCAGGGCTCAGCCGGCCAAACCACGGCCATGAGGAGGCTTCTCGTGCCGCATGA